aaagtagatcataacctactaccagATAAAGTagcaaaatgtgggttagacagcatcaccagcagatagattcgtaactggctgaccaaccgcactcaacgtataGTTCTCAATGgaattgcatctacatggagggaagtatgcaatggagtaccccaaggctctgttttaggcccagtactcttcaacatctttatcaatgacttggacgaggggatagatgggggactcatcaaattgtagaattattactaaaatgtttattagatgttaTTTTACTATCCCGTTTGTCTTGCCTTCttctttagtgaaaatgtataaaactTTCTTAATCTTTGTTCTTGGCTCTCTTTGCCAAGAACAAGGTCCTTTGGTGGTTCACAGCTTGAATTCTGACTGAATTTTTCCCACACTGTGGACattcatacggtttctctcctgtgtgagtcctctggtgtttcatcaGGTCAGAACAGTAAGTGAAACTTTTTCCACACTCTGGACACTCGTATGGCTTCACTCCTGTataagtcctctggtgtatcagtaAATCAGAATTACGACTGAAACATTTTCCACAATCGGGAcatacagatcatgccagactaatcttattgcattctttgacaaagtgacaaaattagtgggccagaggaatgctgtcgatataatttacttggacttcagtaaagcattgataaagtagatcataacctactaccagATAAAGTagcaaaatgtgggttagacagcatcaccagcagatagattcgtaactggctgaccaaccgcactcaacgtataGTTCTCAATGgaattgcatctacatggagggaagtatgcaatggagtaccccaaggctctgttttaggcccagtactcttcaacatctttatcaatgacttggacgaggggatagatgggggactcatcaaatttgtagatgacaccaagctggcaggaatagctaacacttcagagggtaggctcaagatacagaaggatcttaaaagacttgaacattgggagctatctaacaaaatgaaattcaacaatgaaaaaagtaaggttctatatttaggcaaaaaaacccaaaatgcacaggtaccagatatgtggtaccttgctcaatattagtaactgtgaaagggatcttggagtcctagtggacaaccatttagatatgagccagcagtgtgcagcagctgccaaaaaagccaacacagttctggcctgcataaacagagggatagaatcaagatcacgtgaagtgttaataccactttataacgccttggtaaggccacacttggaatattgcatttagttttggtcgccacaatgtaaaaaagatgtggagattctagaaattgtgcagagaagagcaacaaagatgattaggggactggaggctaaaacatatgaagaacggttgcagaaactgggtatgtctagtttaatggaaaggaggactagggaagacatgatagcagtgttccattatctcaggggctgccacaaagaagagggagtcaaactattctccaaagcacctgagggtagaacaagaagcaatgggtggaaactaatcaaggagagaaacaacttagaactaaggagaaatttcctgacagttagaacaattaatcagtggaacaccttgctggaagaagttgtgaatactccaaccctggaaatttttaagatgatgttggataaccatttgtctgaagtggtgtagggtttcatgccttggcaggaggttggactagaagacctccaaggtcccttccaactgttgttgttgttgttgttgttgtttctcttATATCAGTCCTATGGTGTTTCACCAGCCTGGAATTCTCAATGAAATGTTTCTCACAATTAGGACTTTCAAagagtttctctcctgtgtgagtcctttggtgtGTCGCCAGGTTGGAATTCTCACTGAAACCTCTGCCACAACGAAGACATTCAAAGAGTTTCTATCCCGTGTGAGTTCTCCGGTGCTTAACCAAATGAGAATTCAAACTGAAACATTttccacaatcagaacattcaaagggtttctctcctgtgtgagtcctctggtgtaccaCCAAGCTGGACctttgactgaaacttttcccacaatcaggacattcaaagggtttctctcctgtgtgagtcctctggtgtttaacCAAATGAGAATTCAAACTAAAACATTTGctacaatcagaacattcaaagggtttctctcctgtgtgagtcctctggtgtaccaCCAAGCTGGACctttgactgaaacttttcccacaatcaggacattcaaaaggtttctctcctgtgtgactccTTTCATGTTTCACCAGGTtgcaattctgactgaaacttttcccacaatcagaacattcaaagggtttctcgcctgtgtgagtcctctggtgtaccaTCAAGCTGGACCTTTCACTGAattttttcccacaatcagaacattcaaagggtttctctcctgtgtgagtcctctggtgtaccaCCAAGCTGGACCtttcactgaaacttttcccacattcaggacattcaaagggtttctctcctgtgtgagtcctctgatgtttaACCAAATGGGAATTTAAACTGAAACGTTttccacaatcagaacattcaaagggtttctctcctgtgtgagtcctctgatgaatCACCAGGcttgaattctgactgaaacatttcccacaatcaggacattcaaagggtttctctcctgtgtgagtcctttggtgtTTAACCAAATTGGAATTCCAACTGAAACATTtgccacaatcagaacattcaaagggtttctctcctgtgtgagcccTCTGATGGTTTACTAGGTTAgaattctcactgaaactttttccacaatcaggacattcaaagggtttctctcctgtgtgagtcctatgGTGTTTAATCAAATGGGAATTCAAACTGAAACGTTttccacaatcagaacattcaaagggtttctctcctgtgtgagtcctctgatgaatCACCAAGcctgaattctgactgaaacattttccacaatcaggacattcaaagggtttctctcctgtgtgagtcctctggtgttttacCAGctcagaattctgactgaaacttttcccacaatcaggacattcaaagggtttctcccctgtgtgagtcctctggtgtaccaCCAAGCTGCAGAAccaactgaaacttttcccacaatcaggacattcaaagggtttctcccctgtgtgggtccTCTGGTGTTTAACCAAATTGGAATTCAAactgaagcttttcccacaaataggacattcaaagggtttttctcctgtgtgagtcctctgatggttTACCAGATCAtaattctgactgaaacctttcccacaatcaggacattcaaagggtttctctcctgtgtgagtcctctggtgtttaacCAAATTGGAATTCCACCTGAAACGTTtgccacaatcagaacattcaaagcgTTTCTCACCTGTGCGAGTCCTCTGATGAATCACCAGGCTTGAATTCTGACAGAAACCTatcccacaatcagaacattcaaagggtttttctcctgtgtaagtCCTCTGGTATTCCAACAGATGGGAATTTGCAatgaaactttttccacaatcaggacattcaaacggtttttctcctgtgtgagttgtttggtgtatcaccaggtgggaatttgcagtgaaatttttcccacaatcaggacagtgATACGATTTCTTTCCTGTGTGCATCCTCTAGTGTACCACCtggttggaattctgactgaaaattTTCCGACAATCTTAGCACATTCAAATGGTTTCCCCCtcctgtgagtcctctgatgtatcaTCAAGTTGCCATGCTTGCAAAAGCATTTACTGCCTTGGGAGCAGCTATAGAGCTTCTCCTGTGTGGGTCCTTTCATAAACCACAAGGGAGCTAATCTATCTAAATCTTTTCCCACATTCAGATAATTTCTTTGGCTTTCATCCAGTGTGGATCCTGTTATGCATAGCCTATGATTTGCTATGTGTGCTTTTCCCACAGTAGGCACATCTATGGAGCTTTTCCACAATTGATGTTCTTGAAGTAGTCAAAAATAGGTGTGATCTTTTGTTGTATGGAGCTTTGATTCAAGCTACTATTTTCTTACTCCCAGGGCAAGGCCTGCATTACTGTCTAGAGACCTGCATTACTGTCTACTTTTTGTGGATATCCAATTATCTTTTTCCTCCTCACTCGCCTCTAGATATTTCCCTCTAtttctgaatggaaaaaataatcTCTTTTGACCTTTTCATGTAATCTATTGTTGAGTTCTGCATCCTCTACTTTTTCCAGTTTGAAATCTCTTGATTTTCCCCCCTTTGTCTCTCACCAGCTGGGGAAAGAGAAGAATTGAGTGCTTTTCTGAAGGCtcaatttgctttcattttcaaAGTTGCTGGTTATTCTCACTTGTCCGGAGTGGTCTTATTGGTATCCTCTTCATCTGTAAGATTTAAATAAAAGTGTAAgtttaaaatggtttttttttatacaaTGGTTGCAGAAGATGTGAAAAAAGTATACATTACAAGTAAAAAGCAAACATGCCACAATGCTGAAATAGTTTCTAATGTTAATTATGATTTATTTGACTCATTGAAGA
This genomic window from Ahaetulla prasina isolate Xishuangbanna chromosome 2, ASM2864084v1, whole genome shotgun sequence contains:
- the LOC131193110 gene encoding zinc finger protein 268-like, giving the protein MHTGKKSYHCPDCGKNFTANSHLVIHQTTHTGEKPFECPDCGKSFIANSHLLEYQRTYTGEKPFECSDCGIGFCQNSSLVIHQRTRTGEKRFECSDCGKRFRWNSNLVKHQRTHTGEKPFECPDCGKGFSQNYDLVNHQRTHTGEKPFECPICGKSFSLNSNLVKHQRTHTGEKPFECPDCGKSFSWFCSLVVHQRTHTGEKPFECPDCGKSFSQNSELVKHQRTHTGEKPFECPDCGKCFSQNSGLVIHQRTHTGEKPFECSDCGKRFSLNSHLIKHHRTHTGEKPFECPDCGKSFSENSNLVNHQRAHTGEKPFECSDCGKCFSWNSNLVKHQRTHTGEKPFECPDCGKCFSQNSSLVIHQRTHTGEKPFECSDCGKRFSLNSHLVKHQRTHTGEKPFECPECGKSFSERSSLVVHQRTHTGEKPFECSDCGKKFSERSSLMVHQRTHTGEKPFECSDCGKSFSQNCNLVKHERSHTGEKPFECPDCGKSFSQRSSLVVHQRTHTGEKPFECSDCSKCFSLNSHLVKHQRTHTGEKPFECPDCGKSFSQRSSLVVHQRTHTGEKPFECSDCGKCFSLNSHLVKHRRTHTG